The proteins below come from a single Yamadazyma tenuis chromosome 5, complete sequence genomic window:
- the SCT1 gene encoding Glycerol-3-phosphate/dihydroxyacetone phosphate acyltransferase (COG:I; EggNog:ENOG503NVRF), with translation MAGYKPFPWWRLVIYDSLLWVLNVTFDCFFREIRSRGAFKIPSTGPVIFVGAPHANQFVDPVILMNLVKKVSGRRVSFLIAAKSYRLKIIGMMSKCQLSIPVERPQDNLAPGKGKIFVDFEKDACLITGRNTSFTEYLTPKCLLALPKSLGASEVLEIIDDTHVIIRKPFKNTEKIVKMLKDGSDFKYARKVDQNEVYQQVFGHLAHGNCIGIFPEGGSHDRTDLLPIKAGVAIMALGAMAAYPDCDVKIVPCGMNYFNAHKFRSRAVIEYGNPIEISKELIQRYKDPQTNREAVKELLDVITDGLRAVTVTCDSFDTLMVVQAARRLYANHFAARLPLPLVIEMNRRLVLGYKTYENEPRVQKMKARIFEYNTRLDQIHLPDHLLENFNEKSKFRSLGILSYRFTKLVLLFVLALPGAILFSPVFLIAKIISKKKQEAALANSVVKIKGNDVVATWKILVSLVIAPIFYSFYATVGAFVTRNYFDFNFGTIKLWIGLYCFNVLITYSALLTGEQGLDTFKSLRPLYISLIDGSSIKELKQFRSELTDEITEIVDEFGWKLFPQDFNLLEMNDEEEDQLTVTMKNRRKLKKEASSDSSTSLSSQFSSSSSISDGVSLLNSEHSLTNIPMFSDYQLHENQNATLTPNVDSDDYAISRASSHLELNFGHKRTNSDMHQKLTDKIKLKMREKWEEKEKLE, from the coding sequence ATGGCTGGCTACAAACCGTTTCCCTGGTGGAGATTGGTCATCTACGACTCGTTGTTATGGGTTTTGAATGTGACATTCGATTGTTTTTTCAGGGAAATTCGGTCTAGAGGGGCGTTCAAGATCCCCCTGACCGGCCCCGTTATCTTCGTGGGTGCTCCTCACGCTAACCAGTTTGTCGACCCGGTTATTCTTATGAATTTGGTAAAGAAAGTAAGTGGGAGGCGAGTGAGCTTCCTTATTGCTGCCAAATCTTATCGATTGAAGATTATTGGTATGATGTCAAAGTGCCAGTTGTCAATTCCAGTGGAAAGACCCCAGGATAACTTGGCACCTGGAAAGGGTAAgatttttgttgatttcgaaAAGGATGCTTGTTTGATTACTGGGAGAAACACCTCTTTCACCGAGTACTTAACCCCCAAATGTCTTTTGGCTTTACCCAAGTCGTTGGGAGCTTCTGAAGTATTGGAGATCATTGACGACACCCATGTCATTATCAGGAAGCCCTTTAAAAACACTGAAAAGATTGTAAAAATGTTGAAAGATGGGTCTGACTTTAAGTATGccagaaaagttgatcaaaacgAAGTCTACCAGCAAGTGTTTGGCCACTTGGCTCACGGAAACTGTATTGGGATTTTCCCCGAAGGAGGTTCACATGACAGAACGGACTTGTTGCCAATAAAAGCAGGTGTTGCAATCATGGCATTGGGTGCTATGGCAGCTTATCCTGACTGTGATGTGAAGATTGTTCCTTGTGGGATGAATTATTTCAATGCCCATAAGTTCAGAAGTAGAGCTGTGATTGAATACGGAAATCCGATTGAGATCTCCAAAGAGTTGATCCAAAGATATAAAGACCCCCAAACTAACAGGGAGGCTGTTAAAGAACTATTGGATGTCATCACTGATGGGTTACGAGCCGTCACCGTGACTTGTGATTCGTTTGATACGTTGATGGTTGTCCAGGCGGCCAGAAGATTGTATGCCAATCATTTTGCTGCTCGTTTACCTCTTCCTCTCGTGATTGAGATGAACCGAAGATTGGTACTTGGTTATAAAACATATGAAAATGAACCTCGAGTACAGAAAATGAAGGCCAGGATCTTCGAGTACAATACCAGATTGGACCAAATCCACTTACCCGAccatcttcttgaaaatttcaatGAGAAGAGCAAATTCAGAAGTTTAGGTATTTTGTCTTACAGGTTTACAAAGTTGGTTTTGCTCTTTGTTTTGGCATTACCAGGAGCCATTTTGTTTTCCCCAGTATTCTTGATTGCCAAAATCATATCCAAAAAGAAGCAAGAAGCAGCGTTGGCCAACTCTGTGGTAAAAATCAAAGGAAACGATGTGGTTGCAACCTGGAAGATTTTGGTTAGTTTAGTCATTGCTCCGATTTTCTACAGTTTCTACGCTACTGTGGGGGCTTTCGTTACCAGGAACTattttgacttcaactttggaACCATCAAACTATGGATTGGGTTGTACTGTTTCAACGTTTTGATCACATATTCTGCATTATTAACCGGAGAACAAGGTTTGGATACATTTAAAAGTTTGAGACCGTTGTATATCTCATTAATTGACGGTTCTTcaatcaaggaattgaaacAATTCAGGAGTGAATTGACAGATGAGATTACCGAGATTGTTGACGAATTTGGCTGGAAGTTATTCCCACAagatttcaacttgttggagatgaacgacgaagaagaggatcAGTTAACTGTGACCATGAAGAACCGTAGAAAGCTCAAGAAAGAGGCGTCTTCCGATTCTTCTACATCTTTGAGCTCAcaattttcttcatcttcgtctaTTTCAGATGGTGTTTCATTATTGAACTCAGAACATTCTTTAACAAACATTCCAATGTTCAGTGACTATCAATTACACGAAAACCAAAACGCTACGTTGACACCAAACGTTGATTCCGATGACTATGCCATTTCCAGAGCTTCGAGTCAtttggagttgaactttGGACATAAAAGAACTAACTCAGATATGCATCAAAAGTTAACTGACAAGATTAAATTGAAAATGAGAGAGAAATGggaagagaaagagaaactTGAATAG
- a CDS encoding uncharacterized protein (EggNog:ENOG503NX0J; BUSCO:EOG09264UVA; COG:O): MDILKTEKSNPRGIPEAPFIDKVENFVKDVETDFDKVMQAFQDRLQQYKYMEMSKRNQLNDLNVKIPDIEKNLDIINFIKQKKSAELDDEISDEDENSQNIQANYELNDTLYTQAVIETEKLDSVYLWLGAEVMLEYPLDEAVELLNERLKNNNEQVAIIKEDLVFLKENITTMEVNTARLYNWDVERRRNSRVEDGTKNLKI, encoded by the exons ATGGATATACTAAA AACCGAAAAATCCAATCCAAGGGGTATCCCTGAAGCACCTTTTATTGACAAGGTGGAAAATTTCGTGAAGGATGTGGAAACCGATTTCGATAAGGTCATGCAAGCGTTCCAAGACCGGTTACAACAATACAAGTACATGGAGATGTCAAAGAGAAACCAAttgaatgatttgaacGTAAAGATCCCCGATATAGAAAAGAATTTGGACATTATAAATTTCATAAAGCAAAAGAAGAGTGCAGAACTTGACGATGAGATTTCcgacgaagatgaaaacAGCCAGAACATTCAAGCAAACTATGAGTTGAACGACACGTTGTATACCCAGGCTGTCATCGAAACGGAAAAGTTGGATTCGGTTTACTTATGGCTTGGGGCAGAGGTGATGTTGGAGTACCCATTGGACGAGGCGGTGGAATTATTGAACgagagattgaagaacaacaacGAGCAAGTTGCAATCATCAAGGAAgatttggtgtttttgaaagagaaTATCACCACCATGGAAGTGAATACGGCCAGATTATATAACTGGGATGTtgagagaagaagaaactccCGGGTTGAAGATGGCACCAAGAATCTCAAGATCTGA